Proteins encoded together in one Roseibacterium elongatum DSM 19469 window:
- a CDS encoding heme-dependent oxidative N-demethylase family protein → MTMQFNDETFRGDYTYRNSPEAIRRFPFPFDRDSYAYSVNIEQHPGGPKGSPFEHMFDVDEHYVAEMRDREITLAEDPLRCQSLPHMELAGWDLLELIMVSKARDYPDLFSLTRAGNDWHWINRPMGIDKRFIFLDAATLPYGPMEYITRQTQGDFALLHERDGNLWMDAGMVTSQADWSLDFDVGMNFFEWHAPVPKARQMGVFDKALKFLLAVGQGQHYRRLNWTMTVNPRLDTSPENYHKWGPEKRTITPENVGHKQFLRVELQTFFRLPRSHALAFPIRCYLASLDDLVTQPKWARRLHRVLRDIDPDLADYKGFAVNRDVIVNHLSQFDDGAPTSPGIFPED, encoded by the coding sequence ATGACGATGCAATTCAACGACGAGACCTTTCGCGGCGATTACACCTATCGCAATTCCCCCGAGGCGATCCGGCGCTTTCCCTTCCCCTTCGATCGCGACAGCTACGCCTATTCCGTCAATATCGAGCAGCACCCCGGCGGCCCGAAAGGCAGCCCGTTCGAGCATATGTTCGATGTCGACGAGCATTACGTCGCCGAGATGCGCGACCGCGAGATCACGCTGGCCGAAGACCCGCTGCGCTGCCAGTCGCTGCCGCATATGGAACTGGCGGGCTGGGATCTGCTGGAGCTGATCATGGTCAGCAAGGCACGGGATTATCCCGACCTGTTTTCGCTGACCCGCGCCGGCAACGACTGGCACTGGATCAACAGGCCCATGGGCATCGACAAGCGCTTTATCTTTCTTGATGCCGCGACGCTGCCCTACGGGCCGATGGAATACATCACCCGCCAGACACAGGGCGATTTCGCGCTGCTGCATGAACGAGATGGCAACCTGTGGATGGATGCGGGCATGGTCACCTCGCAGGCCGACTGGTCGCTGGATTTCGATGTCGGCATGAACTTCTTCGAATGGCACGCGCCGGTGCCCAAGGCGCGCCAGATGGGGGTCTTCGACAAGGCGTTGAAATTCCTGCTCGCCGTCGGGCAGGGGCAGCATTACCGCCGCCTCAACTGGACCATGACGGTGAACCCGCGCCTCGATACCTCGCCCGAGAACTATCACAAATGGGGCCCGGAAAAACGGACGATCACGCCCGAGAACGTGGGCCACAAGCAATTCTTGCGGGTCGAGTTGCAGACCTTTTTCCGCCTGCCGCGCTCGCACGCGCTGGCCTTTCCGATCCGTTGCTACCTTGCCAGCCTCGACGATCTGGTCACGCAGCCGAAATGGGCCCGCCGCCTGCACCGCGTGCTGCGCGACATCGACCCCGATCTGGCCGATTACAAGGGCTTTGCCGTCAACCGCGACGTGATCGTGAACCACCTGTCGCAATTCGACGATGGCGCGCCCACCTCGCCCGGCATCTTTCCAGAGGATTGA
- a CDS encoding sarcosine oxidase subunit gamma translates to MTDLTPITALGGTVARSEVFGALTLTEQPDLSLASLSLRKGQGVPTPFGLTLPDVGRAVQMGDYGAFWTGRDQWMIEMAGAQDLAALLKSEVPEASVTEQTDGFAAFDITSTGGAAPLDEIMRKLVNLDPLAFGPGCATRTTLEHIGVFLIRRAEDRLAVIGMRTYAGALWHALSTAARRIGAQTDGELT, encoded by the coding sequence GTGACTGACCTGACCCCCATCACCGCGCTTGGCGGCACGGTTGCGCGATCGGAAGTTTTCGGCGCGCTGACCCTGACCGAGCAGCCTGACCTCTCCCTCGCCTCGCTGAGCCTGCGCAAGGGGCAGGGGGTGCCCACGCCCTTTGGCCTGACCCTGCCCGACGTGGGCCGGGCCGTGCAGATGGGCGACTACGGCGCCTTCTGGACTGGACGCGACCAATGGATGATCGAAATGGCGGGCGCTCAAGACCTTGCCGCGTTGCTCAAATCCGAGGTGCCCGAGGCGTCGGTCACCGAACAGACGGACGGGTTTGCCGCCTTCGACATCACGTCGACCGGCGGCGCAGCCCCCCTTGATGAGATCATGCGCAAGCTCGTCAATCTCGACCCGCTGGCCTTCGGGCCCGGCTGCGCGACACGAACGACCCTTGAACATATCGGGGTTTTCCTGATCCGTCGGGCCGAAGACAGGCTTGCGGTGATCGGAATGCGGACCTACGCGGGGGCGCTGTGGCACGCGCTGAGCACCGCCGCGCGCCGGATCGGTGCCCAGACAGACGGAGAATTGACGTAA
- a CDS encoding dimethylamine monooxygenase subunit DmmA family protein: MLSQARMGTQMFLAGSEGLMGHISAMALASGLALEDIQMEHRGSIARRMQCVHCKGITDGVTTDPFTCSHCGLTLFVRDHFSRRLGAFQGVCVDAETPGDIPATEEIRP, from the coding sequence GTGCTGTCGCAGGCGCGGATGGGCACGCAGATGTTTCTGGCCGGGTCCGAGGGGCTTATGGGCCATATCTCGGCCATGGCGCTGGCATCCGGCTTGGCTCTGGAAGACATCCAGATGGAGCATCGCGGCTCGATCGCACGGCGCATGCAATGTGTGCATTGCAAGGGCATCACCGACGGGGTCACGACCGATCCCTTCACCTGTTCCCATTGCGGCCTGACGCTGTTCGTCCGCGATCATTTCTCGCGTCGCCTTGGCGCGTTTCAGGGCGTCTGCGTCGATGCCGAAACGCCCGGCGACATCCCCGCCACCGAGGAGATCCGCCCATGA
- a CDS encoding sarcosine oxidase subunit beta family protein, translated as MTFSGFKVVKEALTGHKGWRPLWRDPDPKPAYDIVIVGGGGHGLATAFYLAHTFGELKVAVLEKGWLGSGNIGRNTTIIRSNYLLPGNEPFYEFSMKLWENLEQETNFNSMVSQRGIINLIHTDGQRDAYRRRGNAMLLAGADARLLGRDELRQMVPFLNYDNPRFPIKGGLMQSRAGTARHDGVVWGYARGADQRGVDIIQNCEVTGFRIEGGAVQGVETSRGYIGAKKVGVAVAGNSSRVMSMAGMRLPIESHVLQAFVSEGLKPTIPGVITFGAGHFYVSQSDKGGLVFGGDIDGYNSYAQRGNLPVVEDVIEGGMALMPMIGRARLLRAWGGVMDMSMDGSPIIDRTDIDGLYFNGGWCYGGFKATPASGYAFAHLLATDRPHETATAYRFDRFARGHVIDEKGVGAQPNLH; from the coding sequence ATGACATTCTCTGGCTTCAAGGTCGTGAAAGAGGCGCTGACCGGCCACAAGGGTTGGCGCCCCCTCTGGCGCGACCCGGATCCGAAACCGGCCTATGACATCGTCATCGTCGGCGGCGGCGGGCATGGGTTGGCCACGGCCTTTTACCTCGCGCACACCTTTGGCGAATTGAAGGTCGCGGTGCTGGAAAAGGGCTGGCTCGGCTCGGGCAATATCGGGCGCAACACCACGATCATCCGCTCCAATTACCTGCTGCCGGGCAACGAGCCGTTCTACGAGTTTTCCATGAAGCTGTGGGAGAACCTGGAACAGGAAACCAATTTCAATTCGATGGTCAGCCAGCGCGGCATCATCAACCTGATCCACACCGATGGCCAACGCGACGCCTATCGCAGGCGCGGCAACGCGATGCTGCTGGCGGGGGCTGATGCGCGCTTGCTGGGGCGAGATGAGCTGCGCCAGATGGTGCCGTTCCTGAATTACGACAACCCGCGCTTTCCCATCAAGGGCGGGCTGATGCAGTCCCGCGCCGGCACCGCGCGCCACGATGGTGTCGTCTGGGGATATGCGCGCGGGGCCGACCAGCGCGGCGTCGACATCATCCAGAATTGCGAGGTCACCGGCTTTCGGATCGAGGGTGGCGCGGTGCAGGGGGTCGAGACCTCGCGCGGGTATATCGGTGCGAAAAAGGTGGGCGTCGCCGTGGCCGGCAATTCGAGCCGCGTGATGTCCATGGCCGGCATGCGCCTACCGATCGAAAGCCACGTCTTGCAGGCCTTCGTCTCCGAGGGGCTGAAACCCACCATCCCCGGCGTCATCACCTTTGGCGCGGGGCATTTCTATGTCAGCCAGTCCGACAAGGGCGGGCTGGTCTTTGGCGGCGATATCGACGGCTACAACTCCTACGCGCAGCGCGGCAACCTGCCCGTGGTCGAGGACGTGATCGAGGGCGGCATGGCCCTGATGCCGATGATCGGGCGCGCCCGCCTGCTGCGCGCCTGGGGCGGGGTGATGGACATGTCGATGGACGGCTCGCCCATCATCGATCGTACCGACATTGACGGCCTCTATTTCAACGGTGGCTGGTGCTATGGCGGGTTCAAGGCGACGCCGGCCTCCGGCTACGCCTTTGCCCATCTGCTGGCCACCGACCGCCCGCACGAGACGGCCACCGCCTACCGGTTCGACCGCTTCGCGCGCGGCCATGTCATCGATGAAAAGGGCGTTGGCGCCCAACCCAACCTGCATTGA
- a CDS encoding GlxA family transcriptional regulator has translation MKRIAFLLLDGFALMSTASALEPLRAANLFSPTIRYDITLLSDTGRQATSSAGGVFEARPYRDAVPLYDLLFVVAGGDPAQVHDPALFAWLRQADRNGVALGGISGGAVVLAKAGLLKNRRFTVHWHHYEEFETLPGEWLLERRLFVIDRDRYTCAGGSAPLDMMHAIIARDHGTGFAQRISDWFIQTEIRGADAPQRRATARAYGAVPPPVEAALDLMESHVADPLSQDQIAVLSGLSIRQLQRQFRAVTGRSVMQEYRRIRLETGRDLVTETRLPLAEIAHMTGFSSQAHFSDAFSALFGAAPSTLRKQKGPD, from the coding sequence ATGAAGAGAATAGCCTTTCTGCTGCTGGACGGTTTCGCGCTGATGTCGACGGCCTCGGCGTTGGAGCCGTTGCGCGCGGCGAACCTGTTTTCGCCAACCATCCGCTATGACATCACGCTGCTGTCAGATACCGGGCGGCAGGCCACGTCCTCGGCCGGGGGTGTGTTCGAGGCGCGGCCCTATCGCGATGCGGTGCCGCTTTACGATCTGCTGTTCGTGGTGGCCGGCGGCGACCCTGCGCAGGTGCATGACCCCGCCCTTTTCGCATGGCTCAGGCAAGCGGATCGCAATGGCGTGGCGCTTGGCGGCATTTCGGGGGGTGCGGTGGTGCTGGCAAAGGCGGGGCTGTTGAAAAACCGCCGCTTTACGGTGCATTGGCACCACTACGAGGAATTCGAAACCCTGCCCGGCGAGTGGCTGCTGGAACGGCGCCTGTTCGTGATCGACCGCGACCGCTACACCTGCGCGGGCGGATCGGCGCCACTGGACATGATGCACGCGATCATCGCGCGCGATCACGGCACGGGCTTTGCGCAACGCATTTCCGATTGGTTCATCCAGACCGAGATACGCGGCGCGGATGCCCCCCAACGCCGCGCGACGGCGCGGGCCTATGGCGCGGTGCCGCCCCCGGTCGAGGCTGCGCTGGACCTGATGGAAAGCCATGTCGCCGATCCCCTTTCGCAGGACCAGATCGCGGTGCTGTCGGGCCTGTCGATCCGGCAATTGCAGCGCCAGTTCCGGGCCGTGACGGGGCGGTCGGTGATGCAGGAATACCGCCGCATCCGGCTGGAAACCGGGCGCGACCTGGTCACCGAGACGCGCCTGCCGCTGGCCGAGATCGCGCATATGACAGGGTTTTCGTCGCAGGCGCATTTCTCGGATGCGTTCTCGGCGCTGTTCGGCGCGGCGCCTTCGACCTTGCGCAAACAGAAAGGCCCGGACTGA
- a CDS encoding aminomethyltransferase family protein has protein sequence MIASWRFSALADRHRALGSDLEDWSGMGTAWSYDKDQTEEYLAIRTKAGVMDVSGLKKVHLNGPHAQYVIDKATTRNIEKLKPGRSTYATMLNDQGKFVDDCVIYRMGPHSFMVVHGSGAGHEQLSMYAAGRNVTMMFDDDLHDISLQGPLAVDFLEKQVPGIREVVYFSHIQTTLFGKPVMISRTGYTGERGYEIFCRRQDAPEIWDTIVAEGAEMGIIPTRFTTLDWLRAESYLLFFPYDNSEMYPFDDEGPGDTLWELGLDFTVSPGKTGFRGAEEHYRLKGKERFKIFGVKLEGTDPAPEGAPLMKDGVAVGVVTIGMYSPLNAHNVGIARMPVDCAVEGTPLTVKIGEAEVPAIAHPMPFYDVEKKRRTAKG, from the coding sequence ATGATCGCATCCTGGAGATTTTCGGCGTTGGCCGACCGTCACCGCGCCCTCGGCTCCGACCTGGAAGACTGGAGCGGAATGGGCACCGCCTGGAGCTATGACAAGGACCAGACCGAGGAATACCTCGCGATCCGCACCAAGGCCGGCGTGATGGATGTCTCGGGCCTGAAAAAGGTCCACCTGAACGGGCCGCACGCCCAATACGTCATCGACAAGGCCACCACCCGCAACATCGAGAAACTGAAGCCCGGCCGCTCGACATATGCCACGATGCTGAATGACCAGGGCAAGTTCGTGGACGACTGCGTCATCTACCGCATGGGGCCGCACAGCTTCATGGTGGTTCATGGCTCGGGCGCGGGTCACGAGCAACTGTCGATGTACGCCGCTGGCCGCAACGTCACGATGATGTTTGACGACGATCTGCACGATATTTCGCTGCAAGGGCCGCTGGCCGTCGATTTCCTTGAAAAGCAAGTCCCCGGCATCCGCGAGGTGGTTTATTTCAGCCACATCCAGACCACGCTGTTCGGCAAGCCCGTCATGATCTCGCGCACCGGCTACACGGGCGAACGCGGCTACGAGATTTTCTGCCGCCGACAGGACGCGCCCGAGATCTGGGACACGATCGTGGCCGAGGGGGCCGAGATGGGCATCATTCCCACGCGCTTTACCACGCTCGACTGGCTGCGCGCCGAAAGCTACCTGCTGTTCTTTCCCTACGACAATTCCGAGATGTACCCGTTCGACGACGAGGGGCCGGGCGACACGCTGTGGGAACTGGGCCTCGATTTCACGGTCTCGCCTGGCAAGACCGGGTTTCGCGGGGCAGAGGAACACTATCGCCTCAAGGGCAAGGAACGCTTCAAGATCTTCGGCGTGAAGCTTGAGGGCACGGATCCCGCCCCCGAGGGCGCGCCGCTCATGAAAGACGGGGTCGCGGTCGGGGTGGTGACCATCGGCATGTATTCGCCCCTGAACGCGCACAACGTGGGCATCGCCCGCATGCCCGTCGATTGCGCGGTCGAGGGCACGCCCCTGACCGTCAAGATCGGCGAGGCCGAGGTGCCCGCCATCGCGCACCCGATGCCGTTCTACGACGTCGAGAAAAAGCGCCGCACGGCCAAGGGCTGA
- a CDS encoding sarcosine oxidase subunit delta, producing the protein MLIPHPLLGLRDAQEFTYLGDASLMQRPDPTRDDAEEAFADYVFLRDNPAGVHRELWFHEAGDRSWLVVTRDTTTHEILGAELASDVKPGGAQ; encoded by the coding sequence ATGCTGATCCCCCATCCCCTGCTTGGCCTGCGTGACGCGCAGGAATTCACCTATCTCGGCGACGCATCGCTGATGCAGCGGCCTGACCCCACGCGCGACGACGCCGAGGAGGCCTTTGCCGACTACGTCTTCCTGCGCGACAACCCGGCGGGCGTGCATCGCGAGTTGTGGTTTCACGAGGCCGGCGACCGATCCTGGCTGGTCGTCACACGTGACACCACCACCCATGAGATCCTTGGCGCGGAACTGGCCAGCGACGTGAAACCGGGGGGGGCGCAATGA
- the purU gene encoding formyltetrahydrofolate deformylase — MTKFCLTVTCQTQRGIVAAIATFLADQGCNITDSSQYDDMETGQFFMRVSFASQKGADQTALEAAFADIAEAFDMSFAFHDETRKMKVVIMVSRFGHCLNDLLYRVRIGALPVEIVAVISNHMDYQKVVVNNDIPFHCIRVTKDNKPEAEAAIMRVVEDTEAELIVLARYMQILSDEMCTKMSGRIINIHHSFLPSFKGANPYKQAYARGVKLIGATSHYVTADLDEGPIIEQDVVRITHAQSAEDFVSLGRDVESAVLARAIHAHAHRRVFLNGNKTVVFPASPGGYSSERMG, encoded by the coding sequence ATGACGAAATTTTGCCTGACCGTGACGTGCCAGACGCAACGCGGGATCGTCGCGGCGATCGCGACCTTTCTTGCCGATCAGGGCTGCAACATCACCGACAGCTCGCAATATGACGACATGGAAACGGGCCAGTTTTTCATGCGGGTCAGTTTCGCGTCGCAGAAAGGTGCCGACCAGACCGCGCTCGAGGCCGCATTCGCCGACATCGCCGAGGCCTTCGACATGAGTTTTGCCTTCCATGACGAGACGCGGAAGATGAAGGTCGTCATCATGGTCTCGCGCTTTGGCCACTGCCTCAACGATCTGCTCTATCGGGTCAGGATCGGCGCCCTGCCGGTCGAGATCGTGGCCGTGATCTCGAACCACATGGATTACCAGAAAGTCGTGGTGAACAACGACATTCCCTTTCATTGCATCCGCGTCACCAAGGACAACAAGCCCGAGGCCGAGGCCGCGATCATGCGGGTGGTCGAGGATACCGAGGCCGAGTTGATCGTGCTGGCGCGCTACATGCAGATCCTCAGCGACGAAATGTGTACCAAGATGTCGGGGCGCATCATCAACATCCATCACTCGTTCCTGCCGTCCTTCAAGGGCGCGAACCCGTACAAGCAGGCCTATGCCCGCGGGGTAAAGCTGATCGGGGCGACCTCGCATTACGTCACGGCCGATCTGGATGAGGGGCCGATCATCGAGCAGGACGTGGTGCGCATCACCCATGCGCAAAGCGCCGAGGATTTCGTGTCGCTGGGCCGTGACGTCGAAAGCGCGGTGCTGGCCCGCGCCATTCACGCCCATGCGCATCGCCGCGTGTTCCTGAATGGAAACAAGACGGTGGTCTTCCCGGCCTCGCCGGGGGGATATTCCAGCGAACGCATGGGCTGA
- a CDS encoding DMT family transporter — MAWILVTVAGLLEIVWATAMKQSDGFTRLWPSVITIVTMLGSFGLLSIAMRSLPLGTAYMVWVGIGAVGAFIAGIILYGEALNPMRIAAAALIVLGMALMKLSTQGPVA; from the coding sequence ATGGCATGGATATTGGTGACGGTCGCGGGCCTGCTGGAAATCGTCTGGGCCACGGCGATGAAACAATCCGACGGCTTCACCCGGCTTTGGCCCAGCGTGATCACCATCGTGACCATGCTCGGGTCGTTCGGGCTCTTGTCCATCGCGATGCGCAGCTTGCCGCTGGGAACCGCCTACATGGTCTGGGTGGGCATCGGCGCGGTCGGGGCCTTTATCGCGGGCATCATCCTTTATGGCGAGGCGCTGAACCCGATGCGCATCGCCGCCGCCGCCCTGATCGTGCTGGGCATGGCGCTGATGAAACTGTCTACCCAAGGGCCTGTCGCCTGA
- a CDS encoding PDR/VanB family oxidoreductase: MSKLALKVTAVEELTPLVKRFRFEDPTGAPLPVFSGGAHITVEMPDGDTIRRNSYSLISDPYDPSGYEIAVRREDTGRGGSRHMHTAVAEGDTITVSVPANLFQLDLRARKHVLIGGGIGITPFLSQLRQLDRAQQPYELHYAARSRAEAAGIALLPQAAHIHVHISEEGNRMDLGAILDGHPLGTHVYTCGPEGLIAAVADQAARLGWPTSAVHSEAFTAPPPGEPFEVTIASTGQTVAVKADQSLLEALEQAGVEIDYSCRGGACGRCETAVTACDGQIEHNDHWLSADERAAQTKIMPCMSRFTGTRLELDL; the protein is encoded by the coding sequence ATGAGCAAACTTGCCCTCAAGGTGACCGCCGTCGAAGAGCTGACGCCTCTGGTCAAGCGCTTCCGCTTCGAGGACCCGACCGGCGCGCCGCTGCCTGTCTTCTCGGGTGGCGCGCATATCACCGTCGAGATGCCCGATGGTGACACGATCCGCCGCAACTCCTATTCGCTGATCTCCGACCCTTATGACCCGTCCGGCTATGAAATCGCTGTGCGGCGCGAGGATACAGGGCGCGGCGGCTCGCGCCACATGCATACCGCCGTGGCCGAGGGCGACACGATCACTGTCTCTGTGCCCGCGAACCTGTTCCAGCTGGACCTGCGGGCGCGCAAGCATGTGCTCATCGGCGGCGGCATCGGCATCACGCCGTTTCTGTCGCAACTGCGCCAGTTGGACCGCGCACAGCAACCCTATGAGTTGCACTACGCTGCCCGGTCCCGCGCCGAGGCGGCGGGCATCGCGCTGCTGCCGCAAGCCGCGCATATCCATGTTCACATTTCCGAGGAAGGCAATCGGATGGACCTTGGTGCCATCCTCGATGGGCACCCGCTTGGCACACATGTCTATACCTGCGGCCCCGAGGGGCTGATCGCTGCCGTGGCCGACCAGGCCGCGCGCCTTGGCTGGCCGACAAGCGCCGTTCATTCCGAGGCCTTCACTGCCCCGCCGCCGGGCGAGCCGTTCGAGGTCACCATCGCCTCGACCGGCCAGACCGTCGCGGTCAAGGCCGACCAAAGCCTGCTGGAAGCGCTGGAACAGGCCGGGGTCGAGATCGACTATTCCTGCCGTGGCGGCGCCTGCGGGCGCTGCGAAACGGCGGTCACGGCCTGCGATGGCCAAATCGAACACAACGATCACTGGCTCAGCGCGGATGAACGCGCGGCGCAAACGAAAATCATGCCCTGCATGTCGCGGTTCACGGGAACGCGGCTGGAACTCGACCTGTAG
- a CDS encoding FadR/GntR family transcriptional regulator, with amino-acid sequence MPKTNPARGAAPFPGATVKYVYETLSTRIVTQEYASEERLPSERQLAQDLGVARNTVREALDQLESRGLIRRRAGSGSFVTYDPEGQDAALAPVALDTGPLQLQVVRGILEPEMVRLAIVNMTPRQIEALSVVLSRMEAVQTDATAFVRLEEEFHRLLAEGTGNPLLLACYNLVLDARRQSFRTAMYRRHLTPARIAIYQRGYNGLFNAITARDIEEASEFMKLALIEDQRLLLQED; translated from the coding sequence TTGCCCAAGACCAACCCGGCGCGCGGCGCCGCCCCGTTCCCCGGCGCAACCGTCAAATACGTGTACGAGACGCTGAGCACCCGCATCGTGACGCAGGAATACGCCTCGGAAGAGCGTTTACCGTCGGAACGGCAACTGGCGCAGGATCTGGGCGTGGCGCGCAACACGGTGCGCGAGGCATTGGACCAATTGGAAAGCCGTGGCTTGATCCGCCGCCGGGCCGGATCCGGGTCTTTCGTCACCTATGACCCGGAGGGACAGGACGCTGCGCTGGCGCCTGTTGCGCTGGATACGGGGCCCCTGCAATTGCAGGTGGTGCGCGGCATCCTCGAGCCGGAAATGGTGCGCCTTGCGATCGTGAACATGACGCCCCGCCAGATCGAGGCCCTGTCCGTGGTTCTGTCGAGGATGGAAGCTGTCCAGACCGACGCGACCGCCTTTGTCCGACTGGAAGAAGAGTTTCATCGCCTGTTGGCCGAAGGCACGGGCAATCCCCTGCTGTTGGCCTGCTACAACCTGGTGCTGGATGCCCGGCGCCAATCGTTTCGTACGGCCATGTATCGGCGCCATCTGACACCGGCGCGGATCGCGATCTACCAACGCGGCTATAACGGCCTGTTCAACGCGATCACCGCGCGCGATATCGAAGAGGCCAGCGAGTTCATGAAGCTTGCCTTGATCGAAGATCAACGTCTCCTGTTGCAGGAAGACTGA